The segment TCAAGTCCCAGCTCGTCGTGGATCAGGGCGTAGGCCACCCGGGCCGGCGACTCCCTCTCGGGCATCCGGTGCCGGGGCAGTGGCGCCGCGCTGAGCTCCGACGCGTACACGTCCAGCGGCTCGCTCCCGACCTCGTCAGCCTTGTGCAACGCCATGGGACCCCCACCCGACGCCCGTGAACCGACGCCATCTCGCCTGGACAGCAATTACCCCGCTGCCAGCAATTAAGCGCCCCGCGCCGCCCGACGCAACGCCGACTCCCCCAGTTGACCGGACCTATACCTCGGGCGACGCCCCAGCTCCACCACGCAGCATGGCGACCAGGGAGGTCACGAGCTCCTCCTTGCTCGGGGACTCGGGTCTCTTGCGCAGGTGGCCGCCGAGCTCCAGGTCCATGGCTCCGTGCGCCGTCGCCCAGATCAGCGACAGCACCCGTGCGGTGTCCCGGCTGAGCGAGGTGTGCTCCCGTTGGGCCTGTCGCACGACCTCCTCCATCGCGCCGGTGGCCCGCGCAGCGGCGGCGGCGAGCTCCTCGTGTGGGCCGGTCCAGGATCCGAATGTGAGTTTGAACCGGGCCGGGTGCGCGCTGGCCCAGTCGAGGTACCGCAGCGCGGCCGACTCCAACCGCGCCGCCCCCGCACCGGCGGGCGCCGCGACGCTCTCGGCGAGCCGGCGCAGCTCCCCGGCGGCGACGGTGGCGAGGAGGTCCCGCTTGTCCTCGAAGTGTTTGTAGGGCGTGTTCCAGACCGACGGCAACGTGTCGGCGACCCACTCGGTGGTCATCGACGCTCCCCGCGACGCCGTCCACCGCTGGAACAACGAGCCTGACCGCGACCTCGGCGACCTCATCGAGGCCAGCGACGACTTCCCCCAGGTCGTTGGTACCGAGATCATCTGGGGTGAGTGGGATCCCGAGGGCGACCGCTCGGGCGACCGACGACGCGTCCTCTTCGCCGACGGCCACTCGCTCGCCGAAGAGGTCCTCGTGGACAGCTCGGAGCGGTTCCGCTACGTGATCTGGGGTTTCACCGACTTCCGCCGGCTCGCGGTGGACCACGGCACGGCGGAGTTCGTCTTCGAGGACCAGGGCGACCAAACCCGCGTCACGTGGACGTACCAGCTTCGGCCCACCACCCCCCTGGTGCGCCCCTTCGTCGCCGACTTCATGACCACGACCATGTCGGCCATGATGACCGACACCCTGGAGGCCATGCGTACCGGTGTCGAGGCCGAGCAGGACTCAGAGTGACTCCGCCACTCAACTGAGACCTGGATCCCGACGCCCCGAACACGTCATCGACGATTCCCGACTACCGGTCGGCGCGGCCTACGTGTCGTCGGGCAGGAGGATCGTGGTCATCATGAGGCGCCGGTGGGTGCCGGAGTCCGTCTCGTCTGGTGCTCGCAGGTAGGGCGTGAGGAGGTCGGCGAATCCCCGCTGGATGCGCTCCAGGTCCTCGTCGGTCACGTAGAGCGCGGCCTGGTTGTAGTTGACGTGATCGGCTAGGACGTCAATCGACTCACGGGCCAGGTACGCCTCGAAGTCGGAGCTGAGGCCGGCCAACAGCAGGTGGAAGGCGTCGCGGTGCTCTTCGCGGGACATCGCCGCCGCCCCTGACTCACCGACGGCCTGACGCGTCTGATCAAGCCGGTAGGTCCGTTCCACCGCGCCACGAACCCGGCGTTCCGACACGATCTCCAGGACCCCAGCGTCGGCGAGAACACCGACGTGCCGGTAGAGCGTCGTCACCGGGACGTCATCGATCAATCCTCGAAGCTGCGTGGTGGTCAACTCCCGACCGGAGAACGTCCGGACGATACGCCAACGCACAGGATGCAGCAGAACGTCAGCCAAGGACTTCTCGCTCATGTGCTCTCCGTCGGATCCATCCTGGGAAACATTACCGTTCCGGCGGGCCCAGCTCGTGTTCCGATTCGCCCGCCATCCACCTGGTGTGGCCGCGTGACACGATGACCGGCCCCCTTCATTTCCATCATTGGTAATATTCCAATACTAGGAATTGATCAGCGGGAACGGAAGGGGAGTCGCATGCGGCAGGTCCACACCACGGGGAGCACCCCGTGACCCCCCGGAGGGCGCCGATAATCGAGGTCAGCGGACTCAGCAAGCGTTTTGGAGACGTCAAGGCCGTCGACGGGCTGTCCTTCGACGTACGTCCTGGTGCGGTGACGGGCTTCCTGGGGCCGAACGGATCGGGAAAATCCACGACGATGCGGATGATCCTTGGCCTGGTCAAACCCGATACGGGTACGGCGACGATCGGTACGCGGCCCTACGCCACGCTTCCGTCCCCCACCCGGACTGTCGGAGCGGTGCTCGACACTGCGCGCGCCCACCCGGCGATGACCTGCGCCGATCACCTTCGCCTCTATGCCCGCTTTGGCGGGCACCCACCAACAGCGGTCGACCGGGCCGCCGGCCTCACTGGGGTGGACTCATTCGCCGACCGACGCACGCGCGCGCTCTCGACGGGCATGCGTCAACGCCTCGCGCTGGCGACAGCGCTGCTCGGCGACCCCGACGTGCTGCTGTTGGACGAACCCGCCAACGGACTCGACCCCCAGGGACTCGCGTGGATGCGCGGCTTCCTGACCTCCCTCGCGGCCGAAGGCCGAACGGTATTGGTCTCCAGCCACGTCCTCTCAGAGCTCGAACAGGTGATTGACCAGGTCGTCATTATCGCGGCCGGTCGGCTGGTGACCGCCGGGCCTCTGTCCGACGTGCTGGCATCGACCAGTACCGACGACGGACCCGCCACCTCCCTGGAGCAGGTGTTCCTCGCCCTGACAACGAAAGACACCGCCTCATGACCCATCTCCTGCGCGCCGAACTCTTCCGCATCCGAACGACGCGTCTCTGGCTCTGGGCCCTCCTCGCCGCTGTCGTGTTCGGCGGCTGCTTCACCGCATTGTTCACGTTCGTCGGGCCGGAGAACTTCGATCCACCCATGCCGCCCCTGTCCACCGCCGAGGGCGTGCGCGCCATGCTCGGCCTGGGCACGGTGACGCTCTTCGTTCCCACGCTGATCGGGACGGTCGCGGTCACCAACGAATACCAGCACCACACCATCAGCCACACCTATCTCGCCGTACCCCGGCGCGGCCGCGTACTCACGGCGAAACTCCTCGCGTTCTCGCTCGTGGGCGTCGGATACGCGCTCGTCGCCACCGGACTGATCCTGGCCAGCCTGTACGGCGCCACCGTCACGACCGGAACCCAACTCGGAGCATCGTTCGGCGACGTTCTCATCGTCCTCGGCGCCAACGCCGCCGCGATGGTCGCCTACACGCTCATCGGTGCCGGAATCGGCGCGCTGGTTCGCAACCAGATCTTCGCCGTGGTCGGGGTAATCGCCTACTTCACTCTCTTCGAGGTCCTTCTCCTCATGGTCCCGGGGCTCAACGCCGTCTATCCCTTCCTGCCCGGCGGGGCAAGCGCCGCGCTCACCGACTTCAGCTACCTCACTGACACGATGTACGTCGAGACCGGCGTCGCCACGTCGCTGCTGTCCCCCGCGGGCGGTTTCGCGGTCCTCTTGGCCTATGCCGTTGTCGCCGGTGTCGTCGCGACGGCCACGTCCCTACGGCGGGACGTGTCGTAAGGCGTTCGGTGTGCAACGGCGGTGCTCCTACAGGGAGGGCGATGTCCCGTCACCGCGCCCGTTGGCATCGAGCCGCGCCACGCCCGGATCCAGAGCGAAGCAGGTGGCGTGGGGACGCTAGAGTTCACGTCCCCAACGCCGTCAGTCCGCGCGTCAGGGTGTGGCCACTCCCTGCTGGTAGGCCCAGACCACGGTCTGCAGCCGGTCCCTGGCGCCGATCTTGGTCATGGCGCGGCCCAGGTGGGACTTCACCGTCGTGGTCTCGATGTGCAGCGCGCCGGCGATCTCGCCGTTGGACATGCCCTGGGCGAGGAGACGGACGATGTCGGTCTCCCGGGCGGTCAGCCCCCCGGGGTCCTCGCCGCCGCGGGGGCGGGGCGGGCGCCGGCGGGCGAACTCGTGGATCACGCGCCGGGTCACGGTCTGGTCCACGAGGCCGTAGCCGTTGGCGAGACGGCGGATGGCGTCGGCGAGGTCGTCGGGTTCGGTGTCTTTCAGGACGAACCCGCTGGCGCCGGCCTCGAGCGCGCCGAACACGTACTCGTCGAGGTCGAACGTGGTCACCACCAACACGGCCGGCGCCGTGCCCGTCGCCCCCTCGACGATCTGGCGGGTCGCGGTCAGACCGTCGCCGCCGGGCATCCGCACGTCCATACAGACCACGTCCGGTCGCAGGGTACGGACGAGCTCGACCGCCCCCGGACCGTCACCGCACTCCCCCAC is part of the Spiractinospora alimapuensis genome and harbors:
- a CDS encoding TetR-like C-terminal domain-containing protein produces the protein MTTEWVADTLPSVWNTPYKHFEDKRDLLATVAAGELRRLAESVAAPAGAGAARLESAALRYLDWASAHPARFKLTFGSWTGPHEELAAAAARATGAMEEVVRQAQREHTSLSRDTARVLSLIWATAHGAMDLELGGHLRKRPESPSKEELVTSLVAMLRGGAGASPEV
- a CDS encoding SRPBCC family protein, with the protein product MSATHSVVIDAPRDAVHRWNNEPDRDLGDLIEASDDFPQVVGTEIIWGEWDPEGDRSGDRRRVLFADGHSLAEEVLVDSSERFRYVIWGFTDFRRLAVDHGTAEFVFEDQGDQTRVTWTYQLRPTTPLVRPFVADFMTTTMSAMMTDTLEAMRTGVEAEQDSE
- a CDS encoding helix-turn-helix domain-containing protein, whose product is MSEKSLADVLLHPVRWRIVRTFSGRELTTTQLRGLIDDVPVTTLYRHVGVLADAGVLEIVSERRVRGAVERTYRLDQTRQAVGESGAAAMSREEHRDAFHLLLAGLSSDFEAYLARESIDVLADHVNYNQAALYVTDEDLERIQRGFADLLTPYLRAPDETDSGTHRRLMMTTILLPDDT
- a CDS encoding ABC transporter ATP-binding protein; protein product: MTPRRAPIIEVSGLSKRFGDVKAVDGLSFDVRPGAVTGFLGPNGSGKSTTMRMILGLVKPDTGTATIGTRPYATLPSPTRTVGAVLDTARAHPAMTCADHLRLYARFGGHPPTAVDRAAGLTGVDSFADRRTRALSTGMRQRLALATALLGDPDVLLLDEPANGLDPQGLAWMRGFLTSLAAEGRTVLVSSHVLSELEQVIDQVVIIAAGRLVTAGPLSDVLASTSTDDGPATSLEQVFLALTTKDTAS
- a CDS encoding ABC transporter permease, translated to MTHLLRAELFRIRTTRLWLWALLAAVVFGGCFTALFTFVGPENFDPPMPPLSTAEGVRAMLGLGTVTLFVPTLIGTVAVTNEYQHHTISHTYLAVPRRGRVLTAKLLAFSLVGVGYALVATGLILASLYGATVTTGTQLGASFGDVLIVLGANAAAMVAYTLIGAGIGALVRNQIFAVVGVIAYFTLFEVLLLMVPGLNAVYPFLPGGASAALTDFSYLTDTMYVETGVATSLLSPAGGFAVLLAYAVVAGVVATATSLRRDVS
- a CDS encoding response regulator transcription factor — encoded protein: MIRVLLVDDQAVVRAGFRVILNLTSDIEVVGECGDGPGAVELVRTLRPDVVCMDVRMPGGDGLTATRQIVEGATGTAPAVLVVTTFDLDEYVFGALEAGASGFVLKDTEPDDLADAIRRLANGYGLVDQTVTRRVIHEFARRRPPRPRGGEDPGGLTARETDIVRLLAQGMSNGEIAGALHIETTTVKSHLGRAMTKIGARDRLQTVVWAYQQGVATP